The Drosophila innubila isolate TH190305 chromosome 3R unlocalized genomic scaffold, UK_Dinn_1.0 2_E_3R, whole genome shotgun sequence genome has a segment encoding these proteins:
- the LOC117789779 gene encoding 1-aminocyclopropane-1-carboxylate oxidase-like, which yields MLKTKTSDDKLDTLLSRSAVPIIDLAHCGIEEVPVKSVVNRVGHQLQKALSEKGMALLVNHGISDEKLKTAWDHLDDFVDLETDVKQHYIRSDGDNHGYVSPGVERFDGKTPELRHAFNICTLNAQNLPEEPLPGFADHISTLANDFKALASFILQALAVSLDIPHTFFLEKHSHMLSGDHDNMTTLRMLYYPPVVDDEPGHGQNDVIKGRCQYSYQRCLSDQPDFRPEHNPREELNELDGMPANGKDGEISEHKLANGDVIRCGAHVDYGTFTLLAQDSEGGLEVKLPGSEKWHRVGHLPGAILVNCGEILSIWTKERYPALEHRVVIPEQEHLRNRGRHSIAFFCHPDNITMISPNDLPQTDAAQNSACLKQRKKSFKAAKERVYNAYQLIQKKFKDTYSNNNHSQ from the exons GCATTGAGGAGGTGCCCGTGAAATCGGTGGTGAATCGTGTGGGTCATCAGCTCCAGAAGGCATTGTCCGAGAAGGGCATGGCGCTGCTGGTCAATCATGGCATATCTGATGAGAAG CTGAAGACCGCTTGGGATCATCTGGATGACTTTGTGGACCTGGAGACGGATGTGAAACAGCATTACATACGCAGCGATGGCGATAATCATGGCTATGTGAGTCCGGGAGTTGAGAGGTTTGATGGCAAGACACCGGAACTGCGTCATGCATTCAACATATGCACATTGAATGCCCAGAATCTGCCGGAGGAGCCACTGCCTGGCTTTGCGGATCACATTAGCACACTGGCCAATGACTTCAAGGCGCTGGCCAGCTTCATACTGCAGGCGCTGGCCGTCTCACTGGACATTCCGCACACATTTTTCCTCGAAAAGCACTCACACATGTTGTCCGGCGATCACGACAATATGACCACCCTGCGCATGCTCTACTATCCGCCAGTGGTGGACGATGAGCCCGGACATGGACAGAATGATGTGATCAAGGGCCGTTGCCAATACAGCTACCAGCGTTGCCTCTCGGATCAGCCGGACTTTCGGCCCGAACATAATCCCCGCGAAGAGCTCAACGAACTGGATGGGATGCCGGCCAATGGCAAAGATGGAGAGATATCCGAGCACAAGCTGGCCAATGGCGATGTCATACGCTGTGGCGCACATGTCGACTATGGCACATTCACACTCCTGGCCCAAGATTCCGAAGGTGGCCTAGAGGTCAAATTACCCGGTAGCGAGAAGTGGCATCGTGTCGGCCATTTACCAGGTGCCATTTTAGTCAACTGTGGCGAAATCCTGTCCATTTGGACAAAGGAGCGATATCCCGCACTG GAACATCGCGTCGTCATACCAGAGCAAGAGCACTTACGAAATCGTGGTCGTCACTCGATCGCCTTCTTCTGCCATCCAGACAACATTACAATGATATCTCCCAACGATCTGCCTCAAACAGATGCCGCACAGAACTCAGCGTGCCTCAAGCAGCGCAAGAAGTCCTTTAAGGCGGCGAAAGAACG AGTCTACAACGCGTATCAGTTAATACAGAAAAAGTTTAAGGATACGTACAGCAATAACAATCATTCTCAATGA